In Desulfomonile tiedjei DSM 6799, a genomic segment contains:
- a CDS encoding SagB/ThcOx family dehydrogenase, whose translation MKYRLLIVTSMSLVFVIGLCLSAFAQELKPIQLPEPRLDPSKSLVQALKDRKTTREYSGELSEQVLSNLLWAAWGINRGDGRRTAPSAKNWQETDLYVAMKQGIYLYDAKKNTLEPKVSGDNCSLTYTQDRFKDAPIHLVFVADLDKMEGDEGIKMVLAGMDTGFIAENVYLYCASEGLPTGFRVSIDKPKLGAALKLKPNQRIMAAQSVGLPKSK comes from the coding sequence ATGAAATATCGACTCCTTATTGTAACTTCAATGAGTCTGGTGTTTGTCATAGGGCTGTGCCTTTCTGCATTTGCTCAAGAGTTGAAACCTATTCAACTACCCGAGCCCAGGCTCGATCCGAGCAAGTCTTTGGTGCAGGCGCTCAAAGACAGAAAAACCACTCGGGAATACAGTGGCGAGCTCTCGGAACAGGTGCTCTCAAATTTGCTTTGGGCTGCATGGGGCATAAATCGTGGAGACGGTCGTCGCACTGCTCCCAGTGCCAAGAATTGGCAAGAGACAGATCTGTATGTTGCGATGAAACAGGGGATTTACCTCTATGATGCCAAGAAAAATACGTTGGAGCCGAAAGTATCGGGTGATAATTGTTCTCTGACGTACACGCAGGACAGATTCAAGGATGCACCCATTCACCTCGTCTTCGTCGCGGATTTGGACAAGATGGAAGGAGACGAAGGAATCAAGATGGTGTTGGCAGGAATGGACACCGGCTTCATAGCGGAAAACGTTTATCTGTATTGCGCATCCGAAGGATTACCGACCGGATTCAGGGTGTCCATCGACAAACCGAAATTAGGTGCAGCCCTAAAACTGAAGCCGAATCAACGAATTATGGCTGCTCAGAGCGTAGGACTCCCGAAGAGCAAATAG
- the tnpA gene encoding IS200/IS605 family transposase, which translates to MKDYQSLNHTKWDCKYHVVFIPKRRRKQIYGALRKHLGEMFHDLARRKESRIIEGHLCSDHVHMCVSIPPKFAVSSVIGYIKGKSAISIARNFTSRKRNFTGESFWARGYYVSTVGLDEESVKKYIREQEAEDARLEQLNMLHAETPPSGGS; encoded by the coding sequence ATGAAAGATTATCAAAGCCTAAACCACACGAAATGGGATTGCAAGTATCATGTGGTTTTCATTCCGAAGCGGCGCCGGAAGCAGATCTATGGGGCACTTCGGAAGCACCTTGGAGAGATGTTTCATGATTTGGCTCGACGGAAAGAGTCGAGGATAATCGAAGGGCACCTGTGTTCGGATCACGTCCACATGTGCGTCAGTATTCCCCCGAAGTTTGCCGTATCCAGTGTGATCGGATACATCAAGGGAAAAAGTGCGATCTCAATCGCAAGGAACTTCACGTCGAGAAAGAGGAATTTCACGGGAGAGAGCTTCTGGGCAAGAGGGTACTATGTCTCGACTGTGGGATTGGACGAAGAGTCCGTCAAAAAGTATATCCGTGAGCAGGAGGCGGAAGATGCCCGGCTGGAGCAACTCAATATGCTCCATGCGGAGACGCCCCCTTCAGGGGGCTCATGA
- a CDS encoding glycosyltransferase family 39 protein, producing MTRMVAETARTIESNSKQNAAQGILGSRWGILALGLVLILVVGVRIHLSDIPLERDEGEYAYAGQLMLEGIAPFSRAYNMKLPGIYMAYAAIMALLGQTHVAIHLGLLIVNVATCILVLFLGRRLWDDMTGFCGAIFFAILSLSPDVDGVFANSEHFVLLPALGGILLLFYALDSGKRLAFLAAGILMGLGFTIKQHGVFFILFGVFTIVVTEWRRSNSTFRKSLLHVLIFVVGAALPYLLLCVIMWKAGVFDRFWFWTVTYAREYVSQIPLSMVPDILVYNHRETVANAFVIWLLAVTGLLYMLVRVRSDNRSVPAIAFLLFSVASVCPGLYFRSHYFILLVPAISICAGVTVSALWKSAKEKISVPVAGALVGIITIVAVSWVCYSCRQFLFQSDSSTASRMVHGANPFPESLIVADYLAQNTSPDDTVAVLGSEPQIFFYSQRKSATGFIYTYPLTEGHPFASELQREMAREIVESKPKYLLYVHVSTSWGWTNRSDRFILRWFEKYTKDFCELVGTVKIVPPSPTVYDLGQTNLTYPPKTEYWLALFRRRTPS from the coding sequence ATGACGAGAATGGTTGCAGAAACCGCGAGGACAATCGAATCGAATAGCAAGCAAAACGCTGCTCAAGGAATCCTCGGAAGCCGATGGGGAATTCTCGCGCTTGGTCTCGTGTTGATTCTGGTGGTTGGAGTTCGCATTCACCTGAGCGACATTCCGTTGGAACGTGATGAAGGAGAATATGCCTATGCCGGTCAACTGATGTTGGAAGGCATTGCACCGTTTTCCAGAGCTTACAACATGAAACTTCCCGGCATTTACATGGCCTATGCTGCGATCATGGCGCTTCTCGGACAGACGCATGTTGCCATTCATCTTGGTTTACTGATCGTCAATGTGGCTACCTGCATTTTGGTTCTGTTCCTCGGTCGCAGGCTCTGGGACGATATGACCGGGTTCTGTGGAGCAATCTTCTTTGCTATTCTGTCTTTGAGCCCAGATGTTGACGGGGTTTTTGCGAATTCAGAGCATTTTGTCCTGCTGCCGGCTCTGGGGGGAATCCTCCTCCTGTTCTACGCCCTGGATTCAGGCAAACGGCTTGCTTTCCTTGCTGCTGGAATTCTGATGGGACTCGGGTTCACGATAAAGCAGCATGGTGTTTTTTTTATTCTCTTTGGCGTGTTTACCATTGTTGTGACCGAGTGGCGAAGATCGAATTCAACTTTTCGTAAATCTCTTCTACACGTGCTGATCTTCGTAGTGGGAGCTGCCCTACCCTATCTGTTGTTATGCGTAATTATGTGGAAAGCCGGGGTATTCGATAGGTTCTGGTTTTGGACCGTGACTTATGCCCGGGAATACGTTTCCCAGATCCCTCTCAGCATGGTTCCCGATATTCTTGTTTATAATCACCGGGAGACTGTTGCAAATGCCTTCGTCATATGGTTGCTGGCCGTTACTGGGCTGTTGTACATGCTTGTCCGTGTTAGAAGCGACAACAGATCGGTACCGGCAATAGCTTTTCTTTTGTTTTCCGTGGCATCGGTGTGCCCGGGACTCTATTTCAGATCCCACTATTTCATTCTGCTTGTACCCGCTATTTCCATTTGCGCCGGAGTGACCGTGTCCGCGCTGTGGAAATCCGCCAAGGAGAAGATCTCCGTTCCCGTTGCTGGTGCGCTTGTGGGGATCATAACAATCGTGGCGGTATCCTGGGTTTGTTATTCCTGCAGGCAGTTCTTATTCCAGTCTGACTCTTCCACTGCTTCCCGCATGGTGCATGGAGCCAATCCCTTCCCTGAATCCCTGATTGTAGCTGACTATCTGGCACAAAACACATCCCCGGACGATACCGTCGCAGTGCTGGGTTCGGAGCCCCAGATATTTTTCTACTCGCAAAGAAAGTCGGCTACCGGCTTCATCTACACTTATCCACTTACTGAAGGACATCCGTTCGCGAGTGAATTGCAGCGTGAAATGGCAAGGGAAATTGTTGAGTCAAAGCCGAAATATCTTCTTTACGTTCACGTGAGCACATCGTGGGGATGGACTAACCGGTCGGACAGGTTCATACTGAGGTGGTTCGAGAAGTACACGAAAGATTTCTGTGAATTGGTGGGAACTGTAAAGATCGTTCCTCCCAGCCCTACAGTCTACGATCTTGGACAAACAAATCTCACCTATCCTCCCAAAACCGAATATTGGTTAGCTCTCTTCAGGAGAAGAACGCCGTCATAA
- a CDS encoding type IV secretion system DNA-binding domain-containing protein, with protein sequence MILWPTHIRRACLCPRILVDEYKSRRKHKLFQDELVLPGAFFHDSVAGPMFQAIASGKDGDLTELLESSGKDRQDFNVQLWAHLDRKYLTPAFFSRSKPKNLSGDHILIFARGLGKLSEFLAEEIFSQRPLFKTSADTLKSLFLPPEKKMSKRLITESGVSLTIRGKYDALLFDAKDQEFVVLEFKCKSDYELIGDLEQVSTYAWMIRETSGIPARAVIFYLGQEPEVKLFTSQMLEEAFQVSLKLINEMGNWLSAANLPNAGIPPTTVEGLCGICSLRSDCDKRFGARNPQLTERLRSRVEREAQKEIRSEGILIGKTLEDEASPVYWNPFTGDPRLANGHMLVVGTSGSGKTQVLKSLISEVVHKNLIPIVFDFNNDYVTPEFLQRHNMEAHYPGDGLPLNPVELVPDPLTGKIQLASGVFSTAGILKRVYGLGVQQEANLRAAMIECYADRGITKETTEKPPSGYPAFEELESKILELPNHTALLNRLSPIFSLNLFSGSRDDEGFDDFIKSPKVIRLAPLPTEEVKLAVAEFVLLKLYNHFVSQPHRTHPVMAVIVDEAHKLSGSESIVKLFREIRKFGVAMILSSQKAKDFHSDIHANAASGLFLKNSEITDRKYIADQLKGSDKHKEEIINILGLQKTFEGLFRNDHYTPFVRLRVIPYFEKFESTKSES encoded by the coding sequence ATGATACTGTGGCCCACCCATATCAGGAGAGCGTGTCTTTGCCCCAGGATACTGGTGGATGAATATAAGAGCCGCCGCAAGCATAAGCTGTTTCAAGATGAGCTTGTGCTTCCGGGAGCATTCTTTCATGATTCTGTGGCGGGACCCATGTTCCAGGCTATAGCATCCGGAAAAGATGGCGATCTCACGGAACTCCTGGAATCGAGTGGAAAGGATCGGCAGGACTTCAATGTGCAATTATGGGCCCATCTGGACAGGAAATATCTCACTCCAGCTTTCTTCTCCAGGTCAAAGCCCAAAAATCTCTCCGGAGATCATATCCTGATATTTGCTCGCGGCCTGGGAAAATTGTCCGAATTTCTTGCTGAGGAAATCTTCAGCCAAAGACCTCTTTTCAAAACGTCCGCTGACACACTGAAATCCCTTTTTCTGCCGCCGGAAAAGAAGATGAGCAAGAGATTGATTACGGAATCCGGCGTTTCTCTTACTATCCGCGGAAAATACGATGCATTGCTCTTTGATGCAAAAGATCAAGAATTCGTCGTGTTGGAATTTAAGTGCAAGAGTGATTACGAGCTGATCGGAGATCTTGAGCAGGTGTCAACGTATGCCTGGATGATTCGGGAGACTTCGGGAATTCCTGCACGGGCCGTGATTTTTTATCTGGGACAAGAACCCGAAGTAAAACTCTTCACGAGTCAGATGTTGGAAGAAGCATTCCAAGTAAGCCTAAAGCTCATAAATGAAATGGGGAATTGGCTCAGTGCAGCAAATCTACCGAATGCAGGAATTCCTCCTACCACAGTGGAAGGTCTCTGCGGAATATGCTCACTGAGAAGCGATTGCGATAAGCGGTTTGGTGCCAGAAATCCTCAGCTAACCGAGCGATTGCGGAGCAGGGTAGAGAGAGAAGCTCAAAAAGAGATACGCAGTGAAGGGATCTTAATCGGGAAGACGTTGGAAGATGAAGCGTCTCCGGTCTATTGGAATCCGTTCACCGGCGATCCTCGTCTTGCAAACGGACACATGCTGGTTGTAGGGACCTCCGGGTCCGGCAAGACACAGGTTTTGAAGTCTCTCATTAGTGAAGTCGTTCACAAGAATTTGATTCCCATAGTTTTCGATTTTAACAACGACTACGTTACACCTGAATTCCTGCAACGCCACAACATGGAAGCCCATTATCCGGGAGACGGCTTACCGCTCAATCCTGTGGAACTCGTTCCCGATCCTCTAACAGGGAAGATTCAGCTTGCCAGTGGAGTTTTCTCGACTGCGGGGATACTGAAAAGAGTGTACGGACTGGGAGTTCAGCAGGAAGCAAACCTTCGAGCCGCAATGATCGAATGTTACGCAGATCGTGGGATTACCAAGGAGACAACGGAAAAGCCTCCGTCAGGATACCCTGCGTTTGAGGAGCTCGAATCCAAAATCCTGGAGCTTCCCAATCACACTGCTTTGCTGAACAGACTTTCACCGATTTTCAGTCTCAACCTGTTTTCAGGCTCCAGAGACGATGAAGGTTTTGACGATTTCATCAAATCGCCTAAAGTGATCAGGCTTGCTCCTTTGCCCACGGAAGAAGTCAAGCTCGCAGTTGCGGAATTCGTATTGCTCAAACTCTACAATCATTTTGTCAGCCAACCCCATCGGACTCATCCGGTGATGGCCGTTATCGTAGATGAAGCACACAAATTGAGCGGCTCGGAATCTATCGTAAAGCTTTTTCGTGAAATCCGGAAATTCGGGGTGGCCATGATTCTCTCTTCACAAAAGGCGAAGGATTTTCATTCGGACATTCATGCCAACGCCGCTTCAGGATTATTTTTGAAGAACTCGGAAATAACGGACAGGAAATACATTGCCGATCAACTCAAAGGATCGGATAAGCACAAAGAAGAGATCATAAACATTCTGGGATTGCAGAAGACATTTGAAGGGCTCTTTCGCAACGATCATTACACCCCCTTTGTGAGATTGAGGGTAATTCCCTATTTTGAGAAATTCGAGTCCACGAAATCGGAATCCTGA